tttaaaaacaattttcttgAGATATAACTCACATACCAACAATTAACTGATTTAAAGAATACAAGTGAATAGTTTATAGAATATTCACAGATATATGCAACGATCACAATGGTCAGTTTTAGAACAGTTTCATCACCTGATAAAGAAATCCTACATCCTTTAGAAACACCCCACACACCTCATTTCTAGAATCTAAACTAGCTTTAATAATTTGTTTACAAATAGATGACAGTGTAAATAACATCGGGGGTCCTGAGGTTGGGTCATAGGAAACACCGCACcttcctttttattctcttgggaCACTTGCTAGAGTCCTAAGACACCATGTGAGAAATTCAGCTACTCTGCTGGTAAGACCATAGAGAGAGATTGTAAGAGTTGTGGAGAATGAGAGGCTTTTAAGCCTTCCCGCCAAGATACCAAGCATCTGAGTGAAGCTACTTGGACTCTTGACCAGATGCCACTTGAATATCACCTAGTGACTCCTATAAATGCATGTGGGGCAGGTGAAGTGACTCAcaatataatacaataaaatgGCTTTGAGTGACTTGCCATGCAGTCATAACCTACATATTACTTTTCTTCAGCTAATAAATGATATACCATTCACATTCACCAAATAATCTAAACCCCCAAACTCCAGAGTTCTAAACTCCTTTTAATTTTAACCTCTCACACTAACACATCAGCAAGTCCTTTTTGATTCTTTACCTAAGTGAAAGTGAGAATTGCTCAatggtgttcaactctttgctacctcatggactatactacatggaattctccaggccagaatactggagtgggtagccttttccttctctagaggatcttctcaacccagagatcaaacccaggtctcctgcattgcaggcagattctataccagctgagccactacagaagcccaagaatattggagtggatagcctatcctactctagaggatctttccgactcaggaatcaaactgaggtctcctgcattgcagggataAACATATAGTTTAGgtaaagagggcttcccttgtggctcagctggtaaagaatttggctgcaatgcaggagacctgggtccaatccaggggttgggaagatcccctggaaaagggaaaggttacccaccctagtattctgcctggagaattccatggactggataaaccatggggtcacaaagagtcagacacgactgagcgactttcactctctgCTTATGCAGTGTTGTTCTTCACataaactatgttgaataggtgAATTCCTCTCCAGCAAAACTGCAACCACCCTAGTGCAATGCGGCAGCATCTCAGATCTTCACTAATAACTTTATTGCTTCCtgttcccccttctctctctcatgATTAACAACAAGAATGATCTTTAAAAAACATTCACATTGgaactatttaaaaaacatttaatggCTTTCCATTCCTTTTGTAGTggaattcaaatatttttccatgGCTAATGGAGCACCGCATGATTGATCCTTTCTGTGTATCTCTCCTCCTGGTTTGCCATGGCCTCTTTATTTCTTGAGCTTCTCAGAATCTTTGCACGTGCTGTTTTCTGTCTGCAATTTTCTCCCCAGTATCCATGTCAATATGTCTTTCTTATCTTTCAGCATTCTACTTAACTGCTACCTCCTCCCAGTGGCCTTCCCTGTCATACTCACTAAGGATTCACCACCCATACCAGCAGTTACCTTTTATAAGTCATATCAACCCAATTGGTTTGTCTCTTCCATCCACTAATGTGTTCTACAtttataatgtttatttattccCTAGTGTCTCTGCCACTAAAATCTAAACTACATGAGAACTCTGATCTGTTACACATTATATCTCTGTTCAGTTTATCAAAATATCATCAGTGCTTACTCAGTTTCTAGAGTATAATAAGAGCTTAACTAGtgtttttgaaataaatgaatgaatgactatcccatatgctgtgctgtgctttgtcgcttagtcgtgtccaactctttgtgaccccatggactgtaacccaccaggcttctctgtccatgaggattctccaggcaagaatactggagggggtagcctattccttctccaggagatcttcccgacccaggaatcaaaccgaggtctcctgcattgcaggcagattctttaccagctgagctaccagggaagcctgactatCCCATATCTACATGTAAAGTAACCAAAAACCCTAGATTAAATGTTCCTCTTGTAGTTGGAGGTCACTGTGGCAGGGAATTATCAGTGTTTGAggtctcctctttaacttttccCTAGAATTACCATAATAAATATGACAAGAGATATCTATAGATATTAACAGATCTCAAAATTGTTTGTCACATAATTCCCAATTAGCAATGCTCACATGATAACTCAGGTAAAATACAAAAGACCTATGAACACACTGACCTCTGAATTATGGGTCCAAAATGCCCAGAGGGAAGCTAGTCTTGTATTCAGGACTTGAGAGTTCACATAATTAAAGCTCCAGAAGTCATGTGAGTCAGTATGCACTTGGGATTTTTACAGGACAATTGCAACTGTTATTTATGAAAAATTCAGTATTCTACTAAAGCCTTGAAAGAGACTCAAAGCAAGTGATAATTCTGACTTCTAGCTCAATTAAAACAGATGCCTGAAAGAGTGCAGCCATGTATTGCTGTGTTTAGAACCTGACAAGATCAAATGGAAGCCTGCAAATCTGAATAGCCTAACTTTGGGGGACCTTTTCATATGTTATGATGATGAACTGAATAGTTATTAATGACCCAATGGAATTCTAATAATATGCCagtaacttcattcttttatggtCATTTATGGAACCCTATGTGAGGGTTCCGTAGCCACATAGCAGGGGGTGGAATGTGACATAATAGAAATATCTGTGGTCTCTACTCCCGTATCCTAACACAGGGCTCTACACCCTTGTAATTTCCTGAATGACAGGGGTGCTAGAAGCATCTTTTGttcaaatatttgttctttaaacCTGGTTCCTGACACAGGGCTCCTGAATCCATTGGAACCTCCTAGGTGGTAGGAGTGTCTTTGTTTGAATGAAAAGACCCTCGGTGGGATTCTGTACAGCTTCTGGATGAGGACTGGTCACCAAAAAGATCAAaccatgattagaagcttggaactttATGTTCACATGTGTTTCTGCAGTGAGGCTGGAGAGGTTGGAGACTTTTTACATGGCCTCCATAAAGATCCTAAGCTATGAGGTGGGGAGTTTCCAATTTGGTCAACAGATTCATGTGCTAGAAGGGTTAAGtgaaagtaagtgaagtcgctcagtcgtgtccgacttttgcgaccccatggactgtagcctaccaggctcctctgtccattggattctccaggcaagagtactggagtgggttgccatttccttctacattcCAAATTATACATTTCAGCTTCCTAGTGATAGAAACTCCTGCTCTGGAGACCTTTCCAGACCTGGTGTGGTGTGTCTCTCCATCTGACTGTTAATTTAtcctttataatatattttatgttaaacTGGTAAAGGTAAGCAGATGTTTCAGAGAATTTTGTTGAGTCATTCTAGCAAACTCTCATACCTGGAAGAGGCCTGTGGCAATCCTTGACTTTGTAGCCAAGTTGGACAAAAGTGTGGGTACCTTGGGGACCCATTACTTGGAATTGGTGTCAGAAGGGAGGGCAGAGTTGTGGAACTGAGCCTTAAGCCTGTGGAGTCTGGACCTACCTCCAGGCAGTTGGTGTCACAATTGAATGAAAGAATATAGCATCAGTTTGATGTCTGGATATTTAGAACATACCAGTATTCCAGCTGGTTGGTATGGGAGGAAAAGACCACAAAGTTGGTGTCAAGAGTGTTGTGGTTAGGGaaagttttctttatccattatttGATCATTGCACATGTTTAATTTATCCTTGTTTCATTTAGCCTTTGTATGTTTCCACTTAATTTTGCGATTTTATGATAGATACTCTACATTTTAACTTCagcttctcagtcatgtctgactccttgcaatcccatggagtgtagcacatcaggctaccctgtccatgaccaactcctggagcttgctcaaactcatgtccattgagtcagtgatgccatccaaccatctcatcctctgttgtccccttttcctcctgccttcaatctttcccagaatcagggtctttttcaatgagtcagttctttgcattatgtggccaaaatattggaactccAGCTTCAGCgtgagtcctttcaatgaatattcaggactgatttcctttaggatttactggtttgatctccttgctgtccaagggactctcaagagtcttctccaataccacagttgaaaagcccCAATACTTAGCAGAATTAACTTAGCaatgtattataaataatatcCCATTTGCTTCTTTCTATGTTTCCCAATCCTTACTTGTTTCACCCCATTATACTGAGTCAAGGACTTTTATAATCTGTCTTGCTTTCAGATGGTCTAAAAAGTTGTGTCAGTATTTACATTGAGTTGGGAGCTCCTGAACTCCAGAAAAAAGCCCTCTTTGCCCTTCCGGTCTCACAATCTTGGCAACACCTCTAGTTTAATGAATgggtattaattttttatatgtcCATGTTATGGAACCATGAATGCTGTTAGCATATTAATTGCAATGCTTAGATTTAAGATACCCTTCTAAATTTCTACAGCTAAGGAAAGCTACATTATGCCAAATGGGAGTATTTGTAACATGTCCTTAAATATCATtagaagaaagtgttagtcgctcagtcatgtccagctctttacaagtccatggatggtagcctgccaggctcctctgtccatgtgattctccaggcaagaatactggagtgggttgaattccattctctagaggatcttcccatcacagggattgaacccaggtctccttcattgcaggcatattctctaccatctgagctaaatATGGCTAGACTTCCAGTCAAATCATGTAATTGTGGTGTCCAGACCTTAATTTCTATAGATATAAACCAATCAGGTTTCCATTCTCATCCTTGTTTTTGGAGTCCTCACAATCTAGACTAACTTGGTAGTAGAGTTTGTTCAGAAGACTGATTTAAAAGAACAGCTATAGGCTTGCTTGTCCTAGTCAAATCCTCTAGATAAGTAACAATGCTGAAGAAAGGCATAGAATCAGAGGACTTGATTCCAAGTGAATTAGAGACTTGAGTCCATATCTCCCAAGACAAGTTATTGAATATCTCTGTGACTCAGcagtttcatctgtaaaattgaggTAAATTGTTAATAATCAGCATCATGAGATttctgtaaaaattaaataaagaaacatAGTGGTTTGAACTCAGATTTTCTGGATTCAGAAACTGATTGCACAACTTTCCAGCTGCATCATTCTGGGCatctacttaacctctctgtgtacCAGATAATTTATTTGTCAAATAGAAATAATAGAACTATGACTATATGGTTTTTATGCGAAATAAGCCAGCTAATATATCATTGTgctagaacagggcctggcataTTATAAGTAGAGATTATTGTTTGCTAAATAAAGTCCTAGGCATCTAAAGATGTTAATATGTAATAGTGAAAATAATTGCTATCATTATTACTAATTCCAAGATGCCTACCAGCTGGTTTATAAGTATATACAAATgagaataagaaatattttgatttcaATTTAAGCACCCAGTAAAGCAGTATTTAGTAGGTCCTAAGTGTGATACTGGTAAACAAAAATTTATAGGTCATCAGAAATGTTAAGAAATCCTAAGAATATATTCTGACACTTACCTTTCTCAGGGCCTCCTTTACATCTCTgttcctcagactgtagatgaGGGGGTTCAACATGGGGATCACCACTGTGTAGAATACAGACAGCACTTTGTTCTGGTCAGTTGAGTAGGTGGATTTGGGCATCACATAAATAAAGGTAATTGTTCCATAGTAGAGAGTGACTGCAGTGAGGTGAGAGgtgcaggtggagaaggccttgTGTCTCCCTTCAGTGGAGCGCATCTTCAGGATGGTGTTGAGGATGCAGATGTAAGAGAGAGCTATGATGGACACTGTGAATGCAAGGATAGATCCAGATGAGATGGAAGGGATAATTTCAATGATGGAGACATCTGAGCAGGAAAGTTTCAACAGAGGGGAGAAATCACAGAAAAAGTCATTTATGTGATTTGGTCCACAGAAAGACAGAGTCAATAGACAGCTAGTAAATGTCCAAGCATTGACACATCCACCTAGGTAAGATACCCCAATCAagagagcacagactctgggggACATGTGGGTGGAGTAGAAAAGGGGCAAGCAGATGGCCatatagcggtcataggccatggcaGCCAGCAGGAAGCACTCAGCTGACCCAAACATGACCACAAAACACAGCTGAGCTTCACAGCCAGAAGCAGTGATGGTCACTCCTTGTCTCAGGAATCCTATAAGCATCATCGGTGTGACGGATGTGGTACACCCACTGTCCACAAAAGCCAAATGACTTAGAAAAAGGTACATGGGGGTGTGAAGCTGGGAACAAATTCTTATTAGAATAATTATGCTGATATTGCCTACTAAGGTGACAGCATAGATTCCTAGAAATACCACAAAAAAGATGCCACAAAGTGTAGGATCCTCTGTTAACCCCAAAAGGATGAATTCTGTCACACTGGTATGGTTTCCAAACTTCATGTCCTCTGGGAATTGTTCCTGTtgagggaaattttaaaattgatttaaaaaaatgttttcattctaCACATTCTTGGTTTTCTTTGGTTATTCATTACACTTATTCATAATAATTTCTCCCTCTGCCTAGCTGTAAATATGGTACTGTACAGGATTGCTTTGTCCCTTTACACAAAAGAAGAATGATTCAACCTCACTCTCTGGGAATTcagttatattcttttatttatctaATGTTTATTCTAAAACCCCTTTCCAAACTTTATTTGTAGAAAGATCTGTCTCCCAAGATCCAGGTCTATAGTTTCAGTCATCTTGGAAGTCTTCAGTTAGAAATCCCACAAATACCTCAAACTCAGCCTCCCCCAGACCAAACTCATCCTTTCATTAGACCATTCCTCCTGTCCTGTGTTTGTGGAATTCACAATCCACACAATTGCTCATGTCTGAAACATGGaagttgaaaggttgttgctgaaccatgaaagatgctgggattcttgtGCTCCAGAGGAGAAGAAGTCAATTTGGGACCAGAGACAAGGTTTGATCATTCAGTTTTTgcgtaataaagttttattaaagtataaaagagatagagaaagcttctgacacagacgtCAGAAAGGGTCATAAAGAATGTCCCCCTGCTATTCTTTAGCCAGATGTTGTATAGCTACTAGTGGTCTGCTAATTAGAGAatggaaatgtctcaaaactcagagactggcaccaggcccctcacccacaacatgctgTGGTGGGTCATCcagggccataaaatgattgacaggaatcttgaagaaaggtagatttccatacaaatatatagtttcattaacatagattggGAGAACAATGTATAACATATTGGTTTGCCAAGTCTGTTCTGAGCCTTTaggcagaaccgacttgaagacagagtctcgggtaaatgcatagtacattaacatagcttaagacaaacatttccatgagaaaaatgcattggttaactcaaggtttgagaaaaattCACTTGGAACCAGGTATCATTATGACAACATAGAATTTTAAGataaacctctttttaaatttgtatagagatggggaaaaaatatagCACTAATATGTTTCCTCCTGCCacataagagagagagaaaaaatgtctgacacttgcagcctatgtcctccatttggagacccctggccttccagcCTGTTATCCTCTCAAAGTGATCCTAGCCTTCTTCCTCTCATTGTACCACATCTAATAAAATCCTATTGATACTATCTACAATTTagctcttcattttatttatccattcctatATTTCCACTGATAGTTTTCCTACTGTAGGTGAGGccctgttcatttttctcttttattttattcatctgtttgcCTCCTTGTCTTCATTCTTGTGCCATTATAATTCATGGTACATCTGCCAAAGTAATCTCTTGCTGAAGTAAAATGGTGATGCCAAAGTGATCCTTTCAAGTCTTTCATGATTTCTTTGGCCTCCAAGATGAACCTACTCTtcttagcacagcacagtgtaCGCTTTCTGATGTATCACCTGCATATGACTCTCTGCTTCTCGCTCAGGATGTTTCCATCCAGCACTTGCACTAATCCAACCTTTTTGAACTATTCAGTCTCCTCCGTTCATCTGTCTTATTTGGCCTTTAATCCTTGTTCTCCAACTTGGATGGCCCCCAACTTTCCATTATCATTACCTTGGGTGACTTCTACTCCTCCTTCAAGTTCATTCTCTACAAAATCTACTCTGACATCTAAGGTATAATCAgataaatttcctttttgttgACCTCATGCTTTGAAGATGTTTAGATTGTGCTTCTTTGTACTAAATTatgggattttgttttgttttttgcttgctTACATTTTATTCCTCCCAATTAATACATAGTCTCCTCGAAATGGTGTTTATTCCTGTATCACAAATAACTAGTGTTTGGGACTAATATGTGCTGGAGAAAACCTGTTACTAGAATTTATACATGACTTGTATAATGCATATGCCAGGTGGAATATACTTCCCAATTCCTTTGTACAATATTTATGGAGCTTTATATTCTATCCTTAGTTACTTTTTGAAATGTATCTCCCTAAATACTTCTTTGctaatgttaggtagttagaataggaaaaggagtccagaatggtggtggctaaaagacaaggaagggaaacactcatgaaaatagaacaaaggaaggtccgaggaccaaaGTGAAGACCTCaagtagaacaaacagcactcctggctagcccaatttacatagggaaggcccagggggaggaggaaaaacacataaaaagaggaACCAAAAGGCCGGGGTCTCTCTGAACTGCTCGCTCACTTGCACGTGCTCTCTTTTGCTGTCACacgctctctctcttttttctcttcacgtcttttgggttggcatgctctcacacctcgaggatgtattttcctttattttctaaataaaactgagctgtaacacggagctgtaataCTGGTCCATCCAAGAGCTGGTCCCTTGCTTCagatttttgttgtgatgagacagaacccaggaaattacaaactcccacGACATCTACTTTTGTGCTTTTAAGAGTCATGTTAACCCAACCCTGTGATTCAGTGTTATAGTTTCTAATTTTCATAGAAAGACAGTTTTCTAACAGCATTATTTCAATTAAGGTTTGAAACATTTAccataaatgataaatataaatacCAAATATCTTCAcaattcttgctgctgctaagtcacctcagttgtgtccaactctgtgtgaccccatagacagcagcccaccaggctgccccgtccctggggttctccaggcaagaacactggagtgggttaccatttccttctccaatgcatgaaagggaaaagtgcaagtgaagtcactcagtcatgtctgactctagtgaccccatggactgcagcctaccaggctcctccatccatggg
Above is a genomic segment from Bos javanicus breed banteng chromosome 15, ARS-OSU_banteng_1.0, whole genome shotgun sequence containing:
- the LOC133261202 gene encoding olfactory receptor 5P1-like — encoded protein: MKFGNHTSVTEFILLGLTEDPTLCGIFFVVFLGIYAVTLVGNISIIILIRICSQLHTPMYLFLSHLAFVDSGCTTSVTPMMLIGFLRQGVTITASGCEAQLCFVVMFGSAECFLLAAMAYDRYMAICLPLFYSTHMSPRVCALLIGVSYLGGCVNAWTFTSCLLTLSFCGPNHINDFFCDFSPLLKLSCSDVSIIEIIPSISSGSILAFTVSIIALSYICILNTILKMRSTEGRHKAFSTCTSHLTAVTLYYGTITFIYVMPKSTYSTDQNKVLSVFYTVVIPMLNPLIYSLRNRDVKEALRKVSVRIYS